The proteins below come from a single uncultured Campylobacter sp. genomic window:
- the fumC gene encoding class II fumarate hydratase → MEYRIEKDTMGEVKVPNDKYWGAQTQRSHENFEIGVGLETMPREVIEGFAYLKKACALVNRKLGRLDEPRTEAIAQACDEILNGKLDGNFPLVVWQTGSGTQSNMNLNEVVSNRAMDILGLNFRDKAALDAKDAKFVHPNDHVNKGQSSNDTYPTAMRIAFVLELQKKLLPAIEKLEATLDKKTAEFAEIVKIGRTHLQDATPLTLGQEFSGYAHMLKASKAQILATMPFLEELAIGGTAVGTGLNSHPKFSEMVSDELNALTGTAFKFKSHPNKFHGLTSHDAEVFLSGALNGLAANLMKIANDVRWLASGPRCGIGEINIPENEPGSSIMPGKVNPTQCEAVTMVAAQVMGNHVSISVAASQGNFELNVFKPVLTYNLIQSIRLLSDAMNSFEKHCACGITANAAKIDKLLHESLMLVTALNPHIGYANAAKIAKTAHHNGTTLREEAIRSGILTAEEFDAWVVPEDMIAPKE, encoded by the coding sequence GTGGAATATAGAATAGAAAAAGACACGATGGGCGAGGTAAAGGTTCCGAACGACAAGTATTGGGGAGCGCAGACGCAGCGCAGCCATGAAAATTTCGAGATCGGAGTAGGGCTGGAGACGATGCCAAGAGAGGTCATAGAGGGCTTTGCCTATCTAAAAAAGGCGTGCGCGCTGGTTAATCGCAAGCTGGGCCGCCTAGACGAGCCTCGTACCGAGGCGATCGCGCAGGCGTGCGATGAAATTTTAAACGGCAAGCTGGACGGAAATTTCCCTCTAGTCGTGTGGCAGACGGGCTCTGGCACGCAGTCGAATATGAATTTAAACGAGGTCGTTTCAAACCGCGCGATGGATATTTTAGGGCTAAATTTCCGCGATAAGGCGGCGCTGGACGCCAAAGACGCAAAATTCGTGCACCCAAACGATCACGTAAATAAAGGCCAGAGCTCAAACGACACCTATCCTACGGCGATGCGAATAGCCTTTGTGCTCGAGCTTCAAAAAAAACTATTGCCCGCGATAGAAAAACTAGAAGCGACGCTGGATAAAAAGACCGCCGAGTTTGCAGAGATCGTAAAGATCGGCCGCACTCACCTGCAAGACGCCACGCCGCTCACGCTCGGACAGGAATTTAGCGGCTACGCGCATATGCTAAAGGCTAGCAAGGCGCAGATCCTAGCTACTATGCCGTTTTTAGAGGAGCTTGCCATCGGCGGTACCGCGGTGGGCACGGGGCTAAACTCGCACCCGAAATTTAGCGAGATGGTAAGCGACGAGCTAAACGCGCTAACGGGCACGGCGTTTAAATTTAAATCCCATCCGAATAAATTTCACGGCCTAACCAGCCACGACGCCGAGGTATTTTTAAGCGGCGCGCTAAACGGTCTGGCGGCAAATTTGATGAAGATCGCAAACGACGTGCGCTGGCTGGCAAGCGGGCCAAGATGCGGCATCGGCGAGATAAACATCCCCGAAAACGAGCCCGGAAGCTCGATAATGCCGGGCAAGGTAAATCCGACGCAGTGCGAAGCCGTCACGATGGTAGCGGCGCAGGTAATGGGCAACCACGTCTCGATCTCCGTCGCCGCAAGCCAGGGCAACTTCGAGCTAAACGTCTTTAAGCCGGTGCTCACGTACAACCTCATCCAAAGCATCCGCCTGCTAAGCGACGCGATGAACAGCTTTGAGAAACACTGCGCTTGCGGCATCACGGCAAACGCCGCGAAAATCGACAAACTGCTGCACGAAAGTCTGATGCTAGTAACCGCGCTAAATCCGCACATCGGCTACGCAAATGCCGCCAAGATCGCCAAAACCGCGCACCATAACGGCACGACTCTGCGCGAGGAAGCGATAAGATCTGGCATATTAACCGCCGAGGAATTTGACGCGTGGGTGGTGCCTGAGGATATGATAGCGCCGAAAGAATAA
- the pbpC gene encoding penicillin-binding protein 1C: MKRVLAKFIKFFLAFVLLCFVVFLALDYAYPLDVKALKRENSLILFDKNGQIIALRPSSDEIWRFEAKDVPQTLKDSVILFEDKFFYYHIGVNPFAMIRAAAHNLTHSNRIGASTITMQVARMMKRDERTYANKFKEIFTALQLEWHYSKDEILDFYFNLAPYGGNIEGAAAAARFYFGKDLSELSIAECALLSTIPKNPNANRLDKKSNINALKNRAIKLLYKAGAIDQSAFQRAQREPFKNKRYDAVYKARHYAAQALKNGVTHSSLDLNLQILLENAIKNTAASLKSKDANNAAGIIIDNKNMSVAAYVGSHDWRAAQGQNDGVMMSRNVGSTLKPFIFSLGLDEGFITPKSQMIDTEIFLGEYAPKNYDSRFFGIISATEALALSLNIPAVSLNNKLGENSLYELLSRVHLVSRPKEFYADSIALGSAEMSLLNLAHLYTIYANGGELKPLEVAGKTLSGYGRLISPQSAYLTSKMLSSASRSYLGVAWQYAENTPQIAFKTGTSYGSRDIYTIGVNSDYTVAVWFGNFNGKKTQNLSGFSDASRTVFDVFKLLAQKQKLSFMSAPSGIESKKTCLDAFKFKECKDEEDDWLIEGVELKDVCESIRSEEVGFLLKNGAITQADIKDSPCYYKFKSYKPLVAMPTNNQILLSDENLTKVMLKCYAYIGDEIYLKIDENEWEKVKNASENTLNLTQGKHKLGCLDENSNLSEINMEIRRF, translated from the coding sequence ATGAAAAGAGTTTTAGCTAAATTTATCAAATTTTTTCTCGCCTTTGTCCTGCTTTGCTTCGTAGTTTTTTTGGCGCTTGATTACGCTTATCCGCTCGACGTCAAGGCGCTAAAGCGGGAAAATTCGCTCATACTTTTTGATAAAAACGGCCAAATCATAGCCCTTCGGCCTAGCAGCGACGAAATTTGGAGATTTGAGGCTAAAGACGTCCCGCAGACGCTAAAAGATAGCGTTATTTTGTTTGAGGACAAATTTTTCTACTACCACATCGGCGTAAATCCATTCGCCATGATCCGCGCTGCCGCGCATAATCTCACGCACTCTAACCGCATCGGCGCATCCACGATCACTATGCAAGTCGCGCGCATGATGAAGCGAGATGAACGCACCTATGCGAATAAATTTAAAGAAATCTTTACCGCGCTTCAGCTTGAGTGGCATTACAGCAAGGACGAAATTTTAGATTTTTACTTTAACCTCGCTCCATACGGCGGAAATATCGAGGGCGCGGCGGCTGCGGCGAGGTTTTATTTCGGCAAGGACTTGAGCGAGCTTAGTATCGCAGAGTGCGCGCTTTTAAGCACGATCCCCAAAAACCCCAACGCCAACCGCCTAGATAAAAAATCAAACATCAACGCGCTAAAAAACCGCGCCATTAAGCTGCTTTATAAAGCCGGCGCGATAGATCAAAGCGCATTCCAAAGAGCGCAAAGGGAGCCGTTTAAAAACAAACGCTACGATGCTGTTTATAAGGCCAGGCACTACGCCGCGCAAGCTCTAAAAAACGGCGTTACGCACTCGAGCTTAGATCTAAATTTGCAAATTTTACTCGAAAACGCGATAAAAAATACCGCAGCCTCGCTAAAATCAAAAGACGCAAATAACGCCGCAGGGATAATCATCGACAACAAAAATATGAGCGTAGCCGCATACGTAGGCTCGCACGACTGGCGCGCTGCGCAGGGGCAAAACGACGGCGTAATGATGAGTAGAAACGTTGGCTCCACGCTAAAGCCGTTTATATTTTCTCTAGGACTAGACGAGGGGTTCATCACGCCAAAAAGCCAGATGATAGATACCGAGATTTTCCTCGGAGAATACGCGCCTAAAAACTACGACAGTAGGTTTTTCGGTATCATATCGGCGACCGAGGCGCTAGCGCTTAGCCTAAATATCCCCGCCGTTAGCCTAAACAACAAGCTTGGCGAAAATTCGCTCTACGAGCTGCTTTCGCGCGTGCATTTGGTGAGCCGTCCAAAGGAATTTTACGCAGATAGTATTGCGCTTGGAAGCGCGGAGATGAGCTTGCTAAACTTAGCCCATCTCTACACGATCTACGCAAACGGCGGCGAGCTAAAACCGCTTGAAGTCGCAGGAAAGACGCTTAGCGGCTACGGACGACTAATCAGCCCGCAAAGCGCGTATCTAACCTCAAAGATGCTCTCCTCCGCCTCCCGCAGTTATCTAGGCGTCGCGTGGCAATACGCCGAAAATACGCCTCAAATAGCCTTTAAAACCGGCACCAGCTACGGCTCGCGCGATATCTATACGATAGGCGTAAATAGCGACTACACGGTTGCTGTGTGGTTTGGTAACTTTAACGGCAAAAAGACGCAAAATTTAAGCGGATTTAGCGACGCCTCGCGCACGGTTTTTGACGTATTTAAGCTGCTGGCTCAAAAGCAAAAATTATCTTTTATGAGCGCTCCAAGCGGCATAGAGAGCAAAAAAACCTGCCTTGACGCGTTTAAATTTAAAGAGTGCAAAGACGAGGAAGACGACTGGCTGATAGAAGGCGTGGAGCTAAAAGACGTTTGCGAAAGTATCAGGAGCGAAGAGGTCGGGTTTTTACTCAAAAACGGCGCTATAACGCAAGCAGACATCAAAGATAGTCCTTGTTATTATAAATTTAAAAGCTATAAACCTCTCGTTGCCATGCCGACGAATAATCAAATTTTGCTAAGCGATGAGAATTTAACTAAAGTTATGCTAAAATGCTACGCTTATATCGGCGACGAGATATATCTAAAGATAGACGAAAACGAGTGGGAAAAAGTAAAAAACGCTAGCGAAAATACGTTAAATTTAACGCAAGGCAAACACAAGCTCGGATGTCTGGACGAAAACTCGAATCTAAGCGAAATAAACATGGAAATAAGGAGATTTTAA
- a CDS encoding alpha-2-macroglobulin, translated as MNYKLMGLSLSCVLAANLSAFTLEGGSKILEGGAVSLGVEYAQKDESLIGKVTHKKIIECSPEISGAFEYGSDSILFYPKKPLAKGVSYSCKKGESKVKIYGGDFELSGITEYAKDTFLAVFNDEVSEEEFTANFKIYDKQNLAKQNIKYKIVAKTPKSFQIKLLEKGENLAFAVSKNLKSKAGANLNDDYEATNEPEEQEKFVDNVKAETMFLDDVRAVSLEGGKLGIRIFLNDWLDTYNLNKYVKIDGIKNLQVGELEYTDNSDTKYYRYVDITSDELKPQTEYKVTLKKGFGDDYRILREDAEFSVKTGDYKPFLDFTDKGSYLSSAGEIGVKGVNLNTAKVVVEKLKEPNLRYFLNFTQTPLDDYVEEVASKNYDLGGAQNEMQKYKIKLDFAEGGDGVYLVTIYYDKDKSAKKAVYLTDIGLSAKISKDEVFLFANRLSKNEVVANADVKIYSAKNSLIASGITNDEGVFKFNKKDIGKDVASAVVTLGKEQSFIALSQNKRLNEESNLDVQDRSEIYDAYLHFASDIIRPQENIKGEIIIKNALFKGLANMPVKLKIKDPQNKTILDKSVNTTELGVINFDEPVNSGLTGSFRLEIIFANKLIDSYDFSVESFTPQRIKNEVSLEKEIYALGDVMDVKLQSAYLFGGAAANLKGDVTINLYQQDYKNDKFKDYKFSNDEYAANGLDQSVKQVELDDEGKGETVFKLENKSKIASVLKGAAVFNINDDGKNVSASKNFNVYPFDAMVGVKANDTYIDSNSKLTLNLVSIDPFKDEEIKDRQKAIEIKKEIWDYNYDKDGYLRWHSRYEKVFSDTLSGNEFVYDFKQSGDYVVTVSDILSGHSANLNIYVSGWDYGETLQPTKELAKAKIKLNKKIYKKGDELIADVSSVLKSGIAIVTLESGDVKKYKVVNVQNNVASAKFNLDFDFEGLYVTASVVRVADNDTLPFRTYDKIYVKADKSYRRANTLIEAPKTVRSNSKFKASVKTEPNAEVTIFAVDEGVLQITNQKLKSPLEFFDTILNDGVLDYDFYANLSGFKKDGKVLSFGGDAAAALLEMRMAKFASPVDKKNIQTYIKMQTAKAGADGVANFEIEVPSDFNSEINLAALSVAGDKLGFSVNAIKVKDDVILKPTQTAYLIEGDKINYSLRVINTTKEPKKVALSLDTNLNAKLGVDSIELKPEENAKLNFTVDANATGKAYINFTANDGKEGYSYSQKLDVIHAYPLSTYAKTFYASEKKTFKLDEELNDITIDASSSIKGVLSANSDKLVNYPYGCAEQRSSKLFELNFLVLGGGDSKEAKAREADRKRFVLSGMQDVIKMQKTDGSIGYWNQLSYTNNFASVYAIDMLLTLEKSGFALDSGVKNKALGWLRDFDPVNNFQALYAAYILSTQGKLDRSKLNALYDQKRYEGGALEGYLMAATLKNEGLNEESKKVLKGVGNNFFNEQSDDPSDFGSSVRNKAFILLLHANHFEKNEFSDSLADFLIKNVDKLYSTQERAFTLRALRAYIKDVSSENKFKLIADGRELDFSGRGAINVTPKKPEITIVPEGNASVYLGVSASGYKKLGVNHKFDKRGLDIYRTFVDKDGKEIDINALKVNDVIYSKLTLRTDKFIRNGVINETISPCFEVINENIVPNARTEDTKSSLTLEHQNIEDDRVLSFYSLYYKDDKNTLYTPLRVVMSGKCMLPAVITENMYDESMSDYDLSQHEFIVK; from the coding sequence ATGAACTATAAACTCATGGGCTTAAGCCTAAGTTGCGTTTTGGCGGCGAATTTAAGCGCCTTTACGCTTGAGGGCGGAAGCAAAATTCTAGAAGGCGGCGCGGTAAGCCTAGGCGTAGAATACGCGCAAAAAGACGAGTCTTTAATCGGCAAAGTAACGCACAAAAAGATAATCGAGTGTTCGCCAGAAATCAGCGGCGCCTTTGAATACGGCTCGGACTCTATCTTGTTTTATCCAAAAAAACCGCTGGCAAAGGGCGTAAGCTACTCGTGCAAAAAAGGCGAAAGCAAGGTTAAAATTTACGGCGGAGATTTTGAGCTCTCGGGCATAACCGAGTACGCCAAAGATACCTTTTTAGCGGTATTTAACGACGAGGTTAGCGAGGAAGAATTTACGGCGAATTTTAAAATTTACGATAAGCAAAATTTGGCCAAGCAAAACATCAAATACAAAATCGTAGCCAAAACTCCTAAAAGCTTTCAAATAAAGCTACTTGAAAAAGGCGAAAATTTGGCATTTGCCGTCTCTAAAAATCTAAAAAGCAAGGCCGGCGCAAACCTAAACGACGACTACGAGGCGACTAACGAGCCTGAAGAACAAGAAAAATTCGTCGATAACGTCAAGGCAGAAACTATGTTTTTAGATGACGTCAGAGCCGTTAGTTTAGAGGGCGGCAAGCTAGGCATTAGGATATTTTTAAACGACTGGCTCGATACTTACAACCTAAACAAATACGTAAAAATAGACGGTATAAAAAATCTACAAGTAGGCGAACTGGAATACACCGATAACAGCGATACGAAATACTACCGCTACGTCGATATAACCAGCGACGAACTAAAGCCTCAAACCGAGTACAAAGTCACGCTAAAAAAAGGCTTTGGCGATGATTATAGAATTTTGCGAGAAGATGCTGAGTTTAGCGTCAAAACCGGCGATTATAAGCCGTTTTTGGATTTTACCGATAAAGGCTCTTATTTATCTAGCGCCGGCGAAATCGGCGTAAAAGGCGTAAATTTAAATACCGCTAAAGTCGTCGTAGAAAAGCTAAAAGAGCCGAATTTAAGATATTTTTTAAATTTTACCCAAACTCCGCTTGACGACTACGTAGAAGAAGTCGCAAGCAAAAACTACGACCTAGGCGGCGCTCAAAACGAGATGCAAAAATACAAAATAAAGCTTGACTTTGCCGAAGGCGGCGACGGAGTTTATCTAGTCACGATCTACTACGATAAAGATAAAAGCGCCAAAAAAGCCGTCTATCTAACCGACATCGGCCTAAGCGCGAAAATTTCAAAAGACGAGGTGTTTTTATTTGCCAACCGCCTAAGTAAAAACGAAGTCGTCGCAAACGCGGACGTTAAAATTTACTCTGCCAAAAATAGCCTCATCGCAAGCGGTATCACAAACGACGAGGGCGTGTTTAAATTTAACAAAAAAGACATCGGCAAAGACGTAGCAAGCGCGGTCGTAACGCTAGGCAAGGAGCAAAGCTTCATCGCTCTATCGCAAAACAAACGCCTAAACGAGGAGTCGAATTTAGACGTTCAAGATAGAAGCGAAATTTACGACGCTTATTTGCATTTTGCCAGCGACATCATCCGCCCGCAGGAAAATATAAAAGGCGAGATCATCATCAAAAACGCGCTGTTTAAAGGGCTAGCAAATATGCCAGTTAAGCTAAAAATCAAAGATCCGCAAAATAAAACGATCCTGGATAAAAGCGTAAATACTACCGAGCTTGGCGTCATAAATTTCGACGAGCCGGTAAACTCGGGGCTAACGGGCTCGTTTAGGCTTGAGATAATCTTTGCTAACAAGCTCATAGATAGCTACGACTTTTCCGTAGAGTCTTTTACCCCGCAACGCATCAAAAACGAGGTTAGCCTCGAAAAAGAAATTTACGCTCTAGGCGATGTTATGGACGTTAAATTGCAAAGCGCGTATCTTTTCGGCGGCGCGGCGGCAAATCTAAAGGGCGACGTAACGATAAATCTATATCAACAAGACTACAAAAACGATAAATTTAAAGATTATAAATTTAGCAACGACGAATACGCCGCAAACGGCCTAGACCAAAGCGTCAAGCAAGTAGAACTAGACGATGAGGGCAAGGGCGAAACCGTATTTAAGCTGGAAAATAAATCCAAAATCGCAAGCGTTTTAAAAGGCGCGGCGGTCTTTAACATAAACGACGACGGCAAAAACGTAAGCGCTAGCAAGAACTTTAACGTTTATCCGTTTGACGCGATGGTGGGAGTAAAAGCAAACGATACCTACATCGACTCAAACTCTAAACTAACGCTAAATTTGGTAAGTATCGATCCGTTTAAGGACGAGGAGATAAAAGACAGACAAAAAGCTATCGAGATAAAAAAAGAAATCTGGGACTACAACTACGATAAAGACGGCTATCTAAGATGGCACAGTCGCTACGAAAAGGTCTTTAGCGATACCCTTAGCGGAAACGAGTTCGTCTACGACTTTAAGCAAAGCGGCGATTACGTCGTTACGGTTTCAGACATCCTTAGCGGCCATTCGGCGAATTTAAACATTTACGTCAGCGGCTGGGATTACGGCGAAACGCTACAGCCGACAAAAGAGCTGGCAAAAGCCAAAATCAAGCTAAACAAAAAAATCTATAAAAAAGGCGACGAGCTAATAGCAGACGTAAGCTCCGTGCTAAAAAGCGGTATCGCTATCGTCACGCTAGAATCTGGCGACGTCAAAAAATATAAAGTCGTAAACGTCCAAAACAACGTCGCAAGCGCTAAATTTAACCTTGATTTCGACTTTGAGGGGCTTTACGTCACGGCCTCGGTCGTGCGCGTAGCGGACAACGATACTCTGCCGTTTAGAACCTACGATAAAATCTACGTAAAGGCCGATAAATCCTACCGCAGAGCAAATACGCTCATAGAAGCGCCAAAAACCGTAAGATCAAACTCCAAATTTAAAGCTAGCGTAAAAACCGAGCCAAACGCCGAGGTTACGATATTTGCCGTAGATGAGGGCGTACTGCAAATCACCAACCAAAAGCTAAAAAGCCCGCTGGAGTTTTTCGATACGATTTTAAACGACGGAGTGCTTGATTACGACTTTTACGCAAATTTAAGCGGATTTAAAAAAGACGGCAAGGTGCTAAGCTTCGGCGGCGACGCTGCGGCTGCTCTTTTAGAGATGAGGATGGCAAAATTTGCTAGCCCGGTAGATAAGAAAAATATACAAACCTATATCAAAATGCAAACGGCAAAAGCCGGTGCCGACGGCGTAGCGAATTTTGAGATAGAAGTGCCTAGCGACTTTAACTCCGAGATAAATTTAGCCGCGCTTAGCGTCGCCGGCGATAAGCTGGGCTTTAGCGTAAATGCCATAAAGGTAAAAGACGACGTCATCCTAAAACCGACTCAAACGGCGTATCTTATCGAAGGCGATAAGATAAACTACTCGCTAAGAGTGATAAACACGACTAAAGAGCCAAAAAAAGTAGCCTTGAGCCTAGATACCAACCTAAATGCGAAACTAGGCGTAGATAGTATCGAGCTAAAACCCGAGGAAAACGCCAAGCTAAATTTCACGGTCGATGCTAACGCTACGGGCAAAGCGTATATAAATTTCACCGCAAACGACGGCAAAGAGGGCTACTCCTACTCGCAAAAACTAGACGTCATACACGCCTATCCGCTAAGCACTTATGCTAAGACGTTTTACGCGAGCGAGAAAAAGACCTTTAAACTGGACGAAGAGTTAAACGATATCACGATAGACGCTTCAAGCTCTATCAAAGGCGTGCTAAGCGCAAATAGCGATAAACTCGTAAATTACCCTTACGGATGCGCCGAGCAGCGCTCTAGTAAGCTTTTTGAGCTAAATTTCCTAGTCCTTGGGGGCGGCGACTCTAAAGAGGCTAAAGCAAGAGAAGCCGACAGAAAAAGATTCGTCCTTTCGGGCATGCAAGACGTAATCAAAATGCAAAAAACAGACGGCAGTATCGGCTACTGGAATCAGCTAAGCTATACGAACAACTTCGCCTCCGTCTACGCTATCGATATGCTACTAACGCTTGAAAAATCAGGCTTTGCGCTAGATAGCGGAGTAAAAAACAAGGCTCTTGGCTGGCTTAGGGATTTTGATCCGGTAAATAATTTCCAAGCGCTATACGCCGCATACATCCTAAGCACGCAAGGCAAGCTAGATAGATCAAAACTAAACGCGCTTTACGATCAAAAACGATACGAAGGCGGCGCGCTAGAGGGTTACTTGATGGCCGCTACGCTTAAAAACGAAGGACTAAACGAAGAGAGTAAGAAGGTGCTAAAAGGGGTCGGCAATAATTTCTTTAACGAGCAGTCAGACGATCCTTCGGATTTTGGCTCAAGCGTGAGAAATAAAGCCTTTATCCTGCTTCTTCACGCTAATCACTTCGAAAAGAACGAATTTAGCGACTCTTTGGCCGATTTCTTGATAAAAAACGTAGACAAGCTTTACTCCACGCAGGAGCGCGCGTTTACGCTAAGAGCGCTAAGAGCCTATATCAAGGACGTCTCAAGCGAGAATAAATTTAAGCTCATAGCAGACGGCCGCGAGCTAGACTTTAGCGGCAGAGGCGCTATCAACGTCACTCCTAAAAAGCCTGAAATCACCATCGTGCCGGAGGGTAACGCTAGCGTGTATCTAGGCGTTAGCGCATCAGGCTATAAAAAGCTAGGCGTAAATCATAAATTTGACAAAAGAGGGCTTGATATCTATAGAACTTTCGTCGATAAAGACGGCAAAGAGATAGATATTAATGCGCTTAAAGTAAACGACGTCATCTACTCTAAACTTACGCTAAGAACGGATAAATTTATTAGAAACGGCGTGATAAACGAGACGATTAGCCCTTGCTTTGAGGTGATAAACGAAAACATCGTACCAAACGCAAGAACGGAAGATACGAAAAGCTCTTTAACGCTTGAGCACCAAAATATCGAGGACGATAGGGTTTTGAGCTTTTACAGTCTTTACTATAAAGACGATAAAAATACGCTTTATACGCCTCTTCGCGTCGTTATGAGTGGTAAATGCATGCTACCTGCGGTCATCACGGAAAACATGTACGATGAAAGCATGAGCGACTACGATCTATCTCAGCACGAATTTATCGTAAAATGA